Proteins found in one Zea mays cultivar B73 chromosome 1, Zm-B73-REFERENCE-NAM-5.0, whole genome shotgun sequence genomic segment:
- the LOC100277177 gene encoding uncharacterized protein LOC100277177 translates to MPSSFLTSSSSSASSHLSYLIPARAAPPPPFAMGQGYGATSGGGVANATSAAAAPPPPRQGASRNAGAGHPPLPRPPPRQCPRCRSANTKFCYYNNYSREQPRYLCKACRRHWTEGGTLRDVPVGGGRKNRRGAKGGAAAKGSASAAAAAPAQQGGNVLGADTFPGDLLRQLVQFQPDAAVGGGGYAIDLSAWHQMVAATAPPPPPPGTGGDVSSLGLGAAGAGAGAEANCVALQYWSEDGMPGLDGAC, encoded by the exons ATGCCGTCCTCCTTTCTGACCTCTTCTTCCTCTTCCGCTTCGTCGCACCTCTCTTACCTGATCCCTGCTAGGGCGGCGCCGCCGCCTCCCTTTGCCATG GGACAGGGATACGGTGCCACCAGTGGCGGCGGCGTGGCGAACGCCACGAGTGCCGCGGCGGCGCCTCCGCCTCCGAGGCAGGGAGCCAGCAGGAACGCGGGCGCGGGGCACCCGCCGCTGCCGCGCCCGCCGCCGCGGCAGTGCCCGCGCTGCCGGTCCGCCAACACCAAGTTCTGCTACTACAACAACTACAGCCGCGAGCAGCCACGGTACCTCTGCAAGGCGTGCCGCCGCCACTGGACCGAGGGCGGCACGCTCCGCGACGTGCCCGTCGGCGGCGGCCGCAAGAACAGGCGCGGCGCCAAGGGCGGCGCCGCTGCGAAAGGGTCTGCCTCGGCCGCGGCCGCGGCTCCGGCGCAGCAGGGAGGGAACGTCCTCGGCGCCGACACGTTCCCAGGGGACTTGCTGCGGCAGCTGGTGCAGTTCCAGCCGGACGCGGCCGTGGGCGGGGGCGGCTACGCCATCGACCTGAGCGCGTGGCACCAAATGGTCGCTGccacggcgccgccgccgccgccgccgggaacTGGCGGCGATGTCAGCAGTCTCGGTCTCGGAGCGGCGGGGGCGGGAGCGGGAGCGGAGGCCAACTGCGTCGCGTTGCAGTACTGGAGCGAAGACGGCATGCCCGGTCTTGATGGGGCCTGCTAA
- the LOC100277177 gene encoding uncharacterized protein isoform X2 → MPSSFLTSSSSSASSHLSYLIPARAAPPPPFAMGYGATSGGGVANATSAAAAPPPPRQGASRNAGAGHPPLPRPPPRQCPRCRSANTKFCYYNNYSREQPRYLCKACRRHWTEGGTLRDVPVGGGRKNRRGAKGGAAAKGSASAAAAAPAQQGGNVLGADTFPGDLLRQLVQFQPDAAVGGGGYAIDLSAWHQMVAATAPPPPPPGTGGDVSSLGLGAAGAGAGAEANCVALQYWSEDGMPGLDGAC, encoded by the exons ATGCCGTCCTCCTTTCTGACCTCTTCTTCCTCTTCCGCTTCGTCGCACCTCTCTTACCTGATCCCTGCTAGGGCGGCGCCGCCGCCTCCCTTTGCCATG GGATACGGTGCCACCAGTGGCGGCGGCGTGGCGAACGCCACGAGTGCCGCGGCGGCGCCTCCGCCTCCGAGGCAGGGAGCCAGCAGGAACGCGGGCGCGGGGCACCCGCCGCTGCCGCGCCCGCCGCCGCGGCAGTGCCCGCGCTGCCGGTCCGCCAACACCAAGTTCTGCTACTACAACAACTACAGCCGCGAGCAGCCACGGTACCTCTGCAAGGCGTGCCGCCGCCACTGGACCGAGGGCGGCACGCTCCGCGACGTGCCCGTCGGCGGCGGCCGCAAGAACAGGCGCGGCGCCAAGGGCGGCGCCGCTGCGAAAGGGTCTGCCTCGGCCGCGGCCGCGGCTCCGGCGCAGCAGGGAGGGAACGTCCTCGGCGCCGACACGTTCCCAGGGGACTTGCTGCGGCAGCTGGTGCAGTTCCAGCCGGACGCGGCCGTGGGCGGGGGCGGCTACGCCATCGACCTGAGCGCGTGGCACCAAATGGTCGCTGccacggcgccgccgccgccgccgccgggaacTGGCGGCGATGTCAGCAGTCTCGGTCTCGGAGCGGCGGGGGCGGGAGCGGGAGCGGAGGCCAACTGCGTCGCGTTGCAGTACTGGAGCGAAGACGGCATGCCCGGTCTTGATGGGGCCTGCTAA